In the Ochotona princeps isolate mOchPri1 chromosome 14, mOchPri1.hap1, whole genome shotgun sequence genome, TGCCATGCAAGAATGGCAGCAAACGAGCAAGTCGGAAAGGATGGACTTCTACAATATGGCAGCCAAGTGAGTTGGCTTCCTGAGTGTGGGTTTTGCTTGTGAGAACGgtgcagagagaggagggccTGAGGAGCTGGACTTGTCAGCACACACACTGAGCAAAggactgctgtggcccagctcctgcctgagGCCATCATCTCCCAGGATAGCCACATTCAAGCATGCATGCTAGGTTTGATGAGAACCATCGCCCAAGTTGCTCCCTAACCCATGTCTGCTGCTACCACTACGTCAGTGAGGAGGGCTGAGGTGGAGCAGGAAACACAGACCACCGTGTGTCCTCCTACCTGCGGAACTGTGCCCATGGGACACACTCTCCCAGCCACTTGCCCTCTGCCTCATGACCTGCAACTGGCAGTCTTTGACATGCAGCTTCCTAATGCTGTTCCAGAACATTCTGTAAAACAGTGCTTGGGCACAAGAGGTTACACTTTTGCGCTAGCACCACCACTCTGCCATTCCAGCAGCTCACGAAAAGTGACATGTTACAATACACAGCAGAGGAAATGCCCGGCTCTCTGCTAGGCTTCCTATTCCTATCCCCACCACATCAACTACATCTCTTACTTTGCCTAGAAGACCTCAGTGGCCATGTCTCAGGCACCTGAACCTGCTAGGAACCCAGCAGCTTCTGGCACAATTCCTGTGGGGACCAGCTTCTGGCACCCTACATGATGCTTCTGTATAGGGAATTTCATGGCCCACAGCATGTCACATTTGTCTCCCAGACCTACTGGGGCACTCTGAGGACCCATGTTCCATGCCATTGGAGTGCAGATAGGAATAGCTCTTTCCAGAACAAACACCACAACCCTTTTACACATCTCTGCCATCATCAGCTGCTGCGTGGTGCAGGGACCAAGCTTTGGGTAATAGAGTTGGGTGTTTCCCCCTCCCTCTTTTAGGTTTATGGAGTTTGAGGCCGAGGAGATGGAGAGGCTGACGCTGGAGTGCATGAAGGGGAAAACGTAccagcctcctccagccccagtGCACCTGCTTCCTCAAGGGCCCCCAGCtactgggcttgtccagcagacaGGTACAACTTCCCACTTCAACACACCAACCATGCAGAGGCACGGAGGGCCCCAGGACCCCCAAGAGACATAGTGGAATTCTGTCCCTTCCAGGAAATATGCATTCCTTTAtgcaaatatttacaaagaagCATCCAGGTCTTTAATGTTCTTCATAACCTGGATACTGGTTAATCATGTTCCTAGTCTATCACATGGCACTTGTCTCTGAAGACTCCTCACATTCTTCTTCAGTGTGGTGGAGCTGGGGGAGAGAACACAGAATCTCGGTGACACTCTTAGATATTCCACCTTTTCCCCATCTTCTCCTTTGACTGCTGGGGACTTACTGCCATGGTCTCGCCTATGAGTCATTTATCTCCAAGTCCTGGCCCCTATATTGTGGGTGATTTGGAGCGGGAGACCCTGTCCTCATACTCTATTCCTCACCACAGTGTCTGAACCCGGCATGGACAGCTCCAAGGCCTTACCGGTCTATCCCCAGCCACCAAGAAATTGGCAGCCTCAGGACGAgaccccagaggctctgagcAAGTACACAAACATCACAGAAGTGCTACAGGGGCCGATGCCCTCCACCAAGAAGAAACCTAGTGCAAAACAAGACACAGATGGGATCTGGACTCCCCAAGACATGGAGACCTATCCAGACCCAGAACTACTCAACTACATTGATGAGCTGTGTGCCCAGGAGGACTTCACTGATAAGGTGGGCTGTGCACTTCTGAGTGCTACAAGATCTAAGCCATGAGCAATTCAGGCCCTTGGAGCACTTTCTCCTCACTAGCTAATTGTGACTCTGGTGTCTGTGtggcagcctctgtgtgtgtgtgtgtgtgtgtgtgtgtgtgtgtgtgtgtgtgtgtgtgaatgttatGTGTGTGCCCTACTGATTTACTATCCATAGACATTCATGGATTCAGGGTAGTCTTTATGGTCTGATTCTACTTGAAATCCTCTGGACTTGGGAAGCATCGTGTCAAGAGGCTCAGCGACTGGTTTCTTCCCTTTCAGGTGGAGGCCATCATTCACCCTCGATTCCTAGCAGAACTGCTTTCCCCTGATGCACAGCTGGATCTCATGGCCCTGGTGGAGGAGTTGGAGAAGGAGGAAGTGCTGACTGCTGAGCAGGTGAaggaggggagcagggagaggaggcagagcaggagcaCAGAGACAGCAGGTCGTCAGGGCAGGTGTAGAGCAGGAAAAGCAAGTGTGTGGGGAGTAGCAGGTGATTTGTAAGGACAGAGAGGGCTAGCAGGTAACCGTGTGATTCAGGGACGCACACCTGGGTAGAGTCAGGGCTGgagggtgtgtgttagagtaTGAGCAGAGACTATGTCTGTCCTTACGCTGCCTGGGACATGTGTCTTTGAGGGTGTTGCTTCAGGTGggttgcagacacacacacatgggttGGACACAGGGTAGTGTGGAAAGGTGAGGGTAAGAGAGCTTCAAGTGAGCAGCTCAGCAGAGTGAAGATTTCCCTCTGTGCGACCAGCccagtgactctgcctttcctgcCTCCTCCTGAATCCCTTGCTCTGCAACTCTAGCGTTCCTCACAACTAGAATTCAGCCACTAAGTTCCTGTTTCCTCCTGCAGGTGGTGGAGAAGCCCCTTTCCCTCTTGAGTGAGGATGGGGCTGTGGGGGCAACCGCCACTCAGCAAGCACTCTTATTGGACACCATTCCTGAGGCTGTCACCTGCCAAGGTGCACAGAGTGAAGACTGTGCCCAGCCAAATGCAGTCAGTGCTGACATCGACTCACAACAGGTCTCTTCCCAGCATCTGCAGAGATGTGCTGTCTTAGGCAACAGGCCTAAGGAGGCTGCAGGCTTTGCTGGGCATCAGGAGTATCTTTTCCCAGGGACTTTCAAAACTCCATCCACACAAGGCCACCATGTCCCTGCCCCAAGATGCCCCAAGCCTGCAGGAAGCTTCAGAGCACAATCATCTGTTGAGAACCCACAACCACCAGTGGGCCTCTCCACGAACAACGAGGATGAGCTCCCCAGCCTGGCCTTCTTCCTGAACTcccagcttcacctgctgcctttggaTCTTGACCAGAGCCCCGTCTGCCCAGCGCACGAGCCTCTCTCTAGCCAGGGAAGGGGCCTCAGTTGTGTTGTCCCTAAAACTCGCAAATCCAAAAAGCGAGTTCATCAGGGAGGCCCGGTTCCTGCGACCAAGAAGACTCGCTCGGGCTCTGGGCTTGGAGCCCTTGGCAGGCAGGCCCTGGCTCTCGGTCGTATTGGAAAGAGCCAGGCTCAAAAGAGGAGCCATGATCCCATGGtcagcaggaggaagaagaggcagcGTTAAGGCAAGAGGGGTACATGGACATTACCATGCAGCCTCTCTAGGTGCAGTCTGCAGAATATGGACTTTCCCGTGTCCTGCACTCCAAGGGACCTAGGATGATTGATTGATCACCCAGGGCTGCACCTCCTCataggaggcagggaggggtggagggagtgggaaagggaagggagggtgaggatggagtggggtggggtgggaagatATCGCTTTGGGTAGTATGTATTTGAATAAAGATAATTCCATTGGAAATATCCTCCTGGCCACAGTCCTCTATTCCATCATCATTGGCGtgatgaagaggaggaagaatgcACAGATGGGAAGCACTACAGCTCAGCGCTCAGGGGACTGGCAGAAAACCTCCTCAAGTTGCTGCATGTCTGTTTGTAGAACTTGCAGTTGTCAAAGTGAAAACTGCCTAGGGATGCTCCTCATTTCCTTCCATGTCAGGGACCTTCTAGTGCAGCTTTTGTCCTCTCTGCCCTTTAAACCTGGCGGGTTAGTTTTGAATGCTCTGACCTGAGCATCATGGACCAATGGGAGGAATTGAGCCTGCGGGTGGCATTTTGTGAGCGAGCTGCATTGTGCTTTCTGAAAGAGTGGAGACAATGGAGCTGGACCTATCCGTGTTAGGACTGGCCCTTGCTGAGTGTGGGATTGGAGTCCTGGGAAagccctggcttgggatcagaTTCTTAGTGCCTCTGGATTTTGCCACTCTCCAGCTGCCTGAATTGGATACTCGATCAGAAGTCAGAGCTTCCCGTAGCTTCCAGGAAGTGATGCTGCTTCTCAGGTCAGCTTAGGAAGAGATAGCTACTTTGGTGGAGGATGGATCCAATACTGTGGTTGCACACAGTTAATAGGATGTCCATGAACAGGGGCTTCTAGATTTGCTGCCAGCACTGCAGTACAGGTGCCAGGACCGTCCTTCCACACAACTGATACCCTCAATGCCTAATCCCAATTCTCAACACATGGGTCAACACAAGATGACAGAGATCAATGAGCCTTCAAGAATCTCAGATTCCCTCCTGAAACCTCGGCTGTCCGACGTGTCACACAAACTCAAACGGAAGGTCTTCCCTCAGGCTTTGATTCTCAGAAACAAACACTCTGAATTGTGGTAGGGATGAGCGCAGTCATCTTAGAGCAGGCCACACCTCTTGCCAACCAGCCTCTCTCCTCACAATCTAGACCCACGTTTCTCATTTCGCACAAAGGCTAAACACTTGCTGATGCTTATAATGCATATCAACTTGCTCCAGGATTCCAATACATATCTAGTAGTGAAAGAGAAAAGCCCAATGCTTATGATGCATGGCAACTTCCTTTAGTTTTGTCATACATATGTCTTAATGTGAGCGAAAGGCCTCCTCCTCACAACATAGAGCAAGGCTAAACTATGGTATTCTTTTCTTCATTTGACTTCTGTTTTATGATTAATATCATGTTACGATAGTGTCCCACTgaccctaggatttcccttaaccACTCACCAAGTCGCCTCTTCCCattcccactgagttcccctttattatactatagtacagttctacATAAACACTCATATGTCCAGCCTTGCAGCCATAatcatggcagagagtccagcattctctTCTCAAGACACAATTCACAggttcactgggagtccatctttgatctccaagcagagatgcatactgcatggcATTCTCACATCTGGAGGCCTATCTTAGTCTCCAATACACacttactatgcatccccttcaatgaaaacccacaaagcaaatcaacaacaggaactagtggagaaatttacaacaccatgaaccGAAATCACACgctactggatatgacagtctccaatacacagttactttacatccacttcaatgaaaagccacaaaacaaagtcaacaacggGAAGAAAGCAAGggattaaaaatgccatgaaattaaagaaCAGGCTACCAAAGGACTAATGTGTcacggaagaaatgaaaaagaaaatcaagaacctttctcaagaaaacgatgctactctgtgatctgtgagtcagtgacaAGTTAGTAGGAGAttaaacaaacaaccaaaaacacATGCATAAGAcatagtttcctctgatctttgttgatgagataacTTGCTGACgaggcagcaaatagatgggttttggttttctaatcaatcaaacatcatagattagtagagtgGATTCAATAAACTATATTTTCAGCTCAGGACACATAGCTATTATTACTCCCCAGGAAACACACAGAGGCAGGTTTAAGGTCTGTGaatgttgtttttctcttttaaatgactttttattGAGATACAGTGAATACATTTCAAAATACTGTTTTGGGAGCATAGTAAAACACCCACAAATAAAGTTTCAATGATCTTGAATGGAAATCTACCATTTAAGAACACAATctataataagaaaaacaagacaTATAGAACAAATTATTACACTAACATTTGAATCGCAACATGAGTTTGTTCCTGTCCTAGAATGTACTATGGTGTCTTGTATCGAATTGTTTGCTAAACCAAAGCCCACAGAAACATCTCAGGATTCATTCCAGAAAGATTCAGCTTTTACATTGAGGTGTACAAATGATTTTGAATTCCTCTTTGTAATTGGTACAACGACTCAATGAATACACCAAAGCTCACGTttgcattatattttttaaacccATTTTTTTCTAAACCCAATTGCACTGAAGTGAAGCCCAACTTTCTCGGCCATATTGCTGTAAACATCTATTAAAAACAACTCTCATTTACACATATGTCTTCAAGAAACACTTTAATCTCACTTTCTCAAAGGTAACGGAGACCTGGGGCTGTGAATGACCTCCCTAGTGTACTAGAGATTGGATTCCATGTGACGACAGGATTCCTCGGGGACTGAGGCCCCCTCACCCAGCACCTGGGCTCAAATCCACTGCAGCTTGTGGGCCCTTCTCTGATATCTTCTGAGTCGTACGCAGTACTCACTAGGAATGTGTGCTTGTGCAGTAAGGGGAGCCTCAGCTTGGAGCACTCCCACTTCCAAGAGGAATGAGTCCTGCCTTTCAGGAAAGGACGGTTGctccagggaagccaggagcccacatgcGAGCACATGGACAGGGCAGTCATCAGGCCAGGAAACCACTAGCACACCAGGGAAGAATTAGAGGACTTGTTCATGCTGACCAACTGCTTGTAGCAGTAGGGGGCTAGGGTACAGTGTGCAAGCCtaatgcctaaagtcctcactttgcacgcgcacaacaggatcccatatggctgcaggttcaaatcctggctgctccacttgccatcctgctgccaacttgtggcctgggaatgcagtggaggatggcctgaagccttgggacccagtgccTGCATAAGacaccccgaagaagctcctggctcttggatttggattggctcaggtctggctggtgtggccccttggggagtgaaccagcagaggtaaCACCTGttgctctgtatctcctctctcttcATCTGCCCTTTGAATAAAAGAAATCTATCAttaacaagaataaaaaaaagagtagtgGTCTGAtaggtgctgggagagcaaggaCCCTCTCCCATCTTGCTATTTCCAGCCTCTGTGACCACATGGCAGGACTTTTCTTGGCAGATCCTTCTCCTTGCACTCTGACCTCAGCTCCCAATAGAGATGCCTTACAGGACTGTACACTGAGCTATGCCAGTCATACAAATGTTGGTCCTGACTCCTGGGGACACCTCCAGGCTGTGTTAGTGTTGTTGCAGAAGTTGTCACACTAGCACAGCAAGTGTTTCAAGCACCCCAAACAACCTTGGCCGATGTTGGCCCCATTGTATCTGGTCAGTCTTGGGCCTCAGCTATGGCTTCAGCTGCATGGCAAACCACTGGTAGGAGACAGCAGTCTGAAAAGCAATGTAGGGATCAAATGCCAGATCCCAAGACACCAAGACTTTtcgtcatcctcgactgctttcccaggccccaagcagacacctggatggaaagaggagcagctgggacacaaattgcatgctggtacttgcaggtcaAAGACCAGACAAGTGAGCCATTCTGCCAGCCTCACAACTTCTTCGGTGAAAATCAACAGTTCAGTGTTTGTAACCATTCCCACATTTCATCTCAATTGCCAAGAACTTTTATGTTCCTTAGTAAACACATACGCAATTGTCCCGTATATACAGAAGTACATGATGCAGGGTTCGCACAAGGATCACGACTGCTCCATCAGAAGAGACTTACTCAAACACCAGCACGCAATAGAAGAGACTCGGTTACCAAAAACAATACAGATATACCCTGACATGCTAAAATATACGGAAGGAAAGCAGCATATGGAAGAGTTATCTATAACCACATGCTTGTTGTACTTCAACTCACACTGGCTAACACAGCAAATTAAACCCAATGGCCATCacctgatgactggataaagaaactgtggtacatatacaacatggaatactgctcagccattaaaatCCATAGAATGTTGTCTTGCAAAACTCAATGGacctgccggctctaccttcagactagagatggtcccaccaagaaaccattgaacttaccaggacaataagatgctggactttatgcttggtaaatacctccaatgaaagaatgtcaactgaatttgaactttggaaatgcaacaaggtggagcaatccaccgtggggggagggttttgggaggggaggagggaatcccagtgcataaaaaatgaatcacataatgcaatgtaattcatttaaaaaatgaaatgcaataaaaaaaacctCAATGGACCAACTGGAAACCCTGATACTTCCTGAAACACACCCGGCCGAAacaaacaaatatcatatgttctccctGATATGTGACAGCTAATACACAGAGTGCAGGAAATGTCTTCTTTGTGACATTGACATCCAAGAATTCAACTGTTGTTTATAACCTTTGGTTCAATACCTAAGCACAgtggattttggtttttttctatttgatatCTGCTGATATCTACCTAAGGGAATAtgtgaagcaaaatgaaaaagtcattgcaaaaaaaattggggaaaatgggtgagataAGGAGAGAGGAGCATGGGTGCAGAATGCAGAAAGGGGTGCAGTGCGGTAGGAGGTGTTTCTCTGCTCCTCAATGTGTCCCATATAATCTGTGAAATTGGTTCACTTGACATAAAGTGATAGGTGTCCAAAGAACACATAAGTATCGTCTATCTGCTTAGGACAATGGAAAAGTATCCTAATGGTACTCACTAAGGAAAGTTTAAACTCAGCATTTTTCAGACAATAATAATGCCTCTCTTAGGAACATGGCAATTCAGGGCCACGAGATGTTGTTCACAATAGTCATGCCACAGCTAACTTAAATGTGTGGCTCAGACACCAACACTTGTTCAGAAcgagttaaactgctgcctgtgatataGCATAGACAGgccccaggttcaagtcctgtttgcttcacttctggtccagctccctgtgggtgcacctgggaaagcagcagaagatggcccgagtgcttggcgacctgcacccacgtgggagacaaaaACATAGATCCCGGTTTCTTGCTCATGACTTTGACCTGGACAAGCTTTCAGTGTgaccgccatttggggagtgaaccagtcaatgaaagagctctctcacATTCTGGATGTCTTTcataactaaaaggaaaaaattgtataAAGATAGACACATTCATCAATATAAACAACACTGATACAATttgtatctatgtgtgtatacTAATCTACATTTCTCAAAGAAaggggagaaaataaaaatagagatatACTCAAATATGTTGCCATTTAAAACATCTACAACATTCTGTGaaaaaaataagacttaaaaaCCTGCCAAAAATTACGAGAACACACATATATCCAGAATATGCTGCCCCAACTAAGTTCCCCTGACTTCTAACTTGTACAAAATGCAGAtcacaacaaaaactaaaaagcTCATCAtcagcacatatacatatatatgcacatagcCTTGGGAAGCTcatattacacacatatacaaacacacgCAGATACTATAGACAGCATACATGCAGACTTACAATACCTCCACTGTCCACTCTAAAAACCCAATCGACACAGAGAAACCAACACCCACCCATGTGTGCAAACACATAAGATCCCCACTAACCACTTCAATGCACAAAGAACCCAAGTAGGAATAAAATCAAATACATAGTTGGGCTCAGCTGTGTGGTCCAGAGGCTGCTTGAGAACCTCCATCACAGCCTGAGTGTcactttgtgccctggctgctttgcttcagaAGCATTGCCAGCTAAAGGCcctgaaaaggcagtggaggacgctTATGGCCCTGACAGGTGACCGGGATGGGATGGAGGTTCCCACTTGCAATGTAGCCTATCCCAGACATAAgggttgtggttgcttggggccTGAACAGCACATAGGGGATCgatttctatcactctgccttacGGTAATAAATCGAACAGAAACAATCTCGTGTTCCCGGCGCAATGTCTCCATTGGCTCATTTTCAACCTGcgatcactgggatcccatagagccACTGATAAAGTGTCCcatctattccacttcccatccagcatcctgcttgtgtcctgggacagCCAGTGGCAAATGGCCCACTGACTACTCTCAGGAATAGGAGCTTTCTCCTTGCACATCTGAATTGGGTTTTCACATCTGGTGGGAGAAAGTTTTCGCCATGGATTTCAGCGTTCTCTTGTCGAATTAGAGCACCAGCAGAGCAAGGGGAGGAGCCACGAGCGGCCTGCCACCGTGGCAGTGGCAGATTGGCTTTGGCCTAAAGGCTCTTGCCCCAGTGAGCACACCACCAAGTGCACTGAGCACCACAGGGCAGGATCTGCTGCACAAACCAAGGGTGAGACGCTCACTGGAGCAGGAACCACCACCAAGTGCAGCAACACACTGGCTCGGTTGGCCTATGGCGGGTCTAAGCTCCCATCCCCTGCTGATAGATAACAAGCCCTGAACAATCTCCATTTATGTGAACAATGACCACTCAGAATCGGCTCTCATATGGCGCCTGTGCCTATCCACCACGACCAACCGCCATAATGGATGCTGGGAGACGTTGAAGTGCATCACGTGCCTGATGCTACTGCCCCCTGCAGGAGAGCAAGCCCACCAGCACGTGACGCCCCACCAAGAGTCCAGGGACACCAACGAGACCATAGGACTGGGGCTTCCAAAAGCCCTGCAGGCTCATGGCCTCAGCATATACATCCTCCTGGAACTTGCAGTCCTAAAGAAAGCACCAACAAGTGCAGCATTTGTGATTGACAGAGAGGTGGTGCAGTGAATATTCTCATGGTGGAATCAGCTTCCTAAAACCCTCTTCCCTTTCCATACACTCTCTCATCAGTAGGTACAGAAGTGCTGCTAGAGCAGGGATATGGTGTTCTGGAAATTGGTTGCAATCCTGTGGAATGTGCAAGGTTcgtgtttttttaaaatccattcccAAACATCCTCTCCTAGCTTGAAGCATGAGTGCAATTTGATAGCATTGTGGCCCTGAAAAACGGACACTTGTTCACAATACCACATGATGAAGGATTGAAGTTGTAGTGAAGGGGGTGTGACAATGATACTCCCAATGAGGAATGCACTTCCGTGATAAGCCTGGATTCAAATGACCTGGGTCCTAAGAGGAAGCCGAGCATCCCCTCATTGGCCAGCATATGATCCCATGGGAGAGATGGTTTGAGATCGAGAATTGGATGCTTGGCTTGTGGTAGACTACACTGCCATCCTCGGGGCAGTAGATTTCTAACTACTGCAAATTCAAGGCTCGAGCAATGTGCACTCTCAGATTTTTGTTAGGAACCAAAGAGTAAAATGTGTCTCCAAATTACtgatgtattttgttgttgtgattTCACTACCATTGAAGTTCCACATGCTGGGGTGACTGCGGCAAATCAAGTAGCATCAAAAATAGTCTACCTTTTTGCAACTGCCATACATGAATGTAGAGTGAGGATGGACTCTTCTCCTGCCCCTACTTCATGTTTGCTTTCCAAGAGGTAATCAATGATGACCGGTTAGTACCTTACATATGCTAGGAAGATAGTTGAGATATAATGGAGGAGGCAACACAGGGTACACTGAAGAGAAATACTAAGAACTCTGAAAGCATGGAAATTGGTTCTAGACCAAAAGGTTTCTATCATTCTCTTTTTGATAAAACTGTTCAGCCAGCTCCTTTGAGTGCCTGCAATTTTTGTGAACAAGCAGAACAAGTGAGCTGctcaccactgattcactccccagtgccctcCAATTCCACAACTGGCCATGGCCAAAGTGGGATGAGGAGACTCACTGTAGGTGTGTCACAAGTTGACACAAATGCATGACTTGTACAATCAACTTGCTTGCCACGGTGAATGAGTGCTctcaggaagagagaagaaggcGGTGAGCTGGGTAACAGACCTAGATAGACTGTTACAACAGCTCAAGATAGCTTAACGGCTAGGTTAAATGCTCTTTCTACCTCCACGAGAGCAGTCTGTACTCTTTCTACAAAGACACTGACATTTGAATCCACTATACACCATTTGTTAGGCTATCTCCTGAGTAGACAAAAGTGAGTATTCCCCTCAGAAACACACAGTTCTATTCTACAGATcagaaatacatttcaaataagaGCTCATTTGAGCAAAAGAAAATGCCGTCGACTGGCATTAAGGGAGCGATGTACACCTCCCACGAATGACTCGAGAAAATGGAAGTGGGTTTCCAGATCTGTGGAAGGTTTTGCATATTTCATTCAAGTTTTGGAATAGCTCAAGGACTGGCTTGCTACAAATAGGAAATGAAGAGCATTCGGGGAGAAAACATTACTCACTGAACAACCCATGAGGTTGTTGTGTACGCTTGACCATGATTTGGTACTGAGCTGAGTGTTTCCATCCAAGGGTTTGGAAGTCAGACTGTCCCTTGGCAAATGCACCAAAGACTTTGGCATTAGACAATACTTGGGAGAGTCAAAGCGGGAACCTTCAGCATCATGTGCATGTCTCAGCCCAACACTAGGATCTGAGATGAACTTCTTTTCACACGCTTCATCTGCTAGTGCCTAAGCAGGATGGGCCTTCCCTGAGTAACCTATTTGAGACTTGATGCCAAAGTGCAAGCACCATGGGATGTAGTTAAGAGCCAAAGTGCACAGGTGTGCAGTAGGATGGATGAAGACTGCAAAGGAAGCTTTCTTgatctggaagaaaatgaaaagggacACCTAGTACAATCCCTCTGTTGGGAATCTGAGGCACAATTACATTtcgtactcacacacacacatgcgctgTGGTTCAAGGTACAACTTGTGGCTCTGGTGCTGCCTCTCTGGTTCTGCCTGATGTGGCAGAACCCTCATGGCACTTCTCCCCACCCATACTCAGGCACCCTcccgcagcccctcccccaccctagACCCTTGAGCTCAACATTCCATCCAGTTACCTTTAAATTTGAGCTGGCTGCAGTTGGAGCCTGAACAGCCAGTTCACTCTCTGGATCACCAGCTTGAGTATTTTCTTGTTCTGGAGGCTGCCACTGAGGTGTGCTGAGTGTCCAAGCATAGGAGACAGCTTCAGAAGAAGGTCAGTGTTTCGGGCCGGGACTGTTGAAGCAGATTCCCTGCCATACCTCTGATCTTGGAGAAATCACATGGGATATTTGCCGCAAGCACAGAGAGGGAGGCTGGTCATTTGAGCATGAATTTGTAGAAAGAGAACAGCCTGTGCTCTCGTGGAGGCAGAAAGAGTATGTGGGGAAAGTGAGTCCTGTCCTGATGAGCCACATGGGGCTTGCCCATGAATGCCTT is a window encoding:
- the LOC131481841 gene encoding NUT family member 2G-like, with amino-acid sequence MPLEEGMQIAMQEWQQTSKSERMDFYNMAAKFMEFEAEEMERLTLECMKGKTYQPPPAPVHLLPQGPPATGLVQQTVSEPGMDSSKALPVYPQPPRNWQPQDETPEALSKYTNITEVLQGPMPSTKKKPSAKQDTDGIWTPQDMETYPDPELLNYIDELCAQEDFTDKVEAIIHPRFLAELLSPDAQLDLMALVEELEKEEVLTAEQVVEKPLSLLSEDGAVGATATQQALLLDTIPEAVTCQGAQSEDCAQPNAVSADIDSQQVSSQHLQRCAVLGNRPKEAAGFAGHQEYLFPGTFKTPSTQGHHVPAPRCPKPAGSFRAQSSVENPQPPVGLSTNNEDELPSLAFFLNSQLHLLPLDLDQSPVCPAHEPLSSQGRGLSCVVPKTRKSKKRVHQGGPVPATKKTRSGSGLGALGRQALALGRIGKSQAQKRSHDPMVSRRKKRQR